The following proteins are co-located in the Castanea sativa cultivar Marrone di Chiusa Pesio chromosome 8, ASM4071231v1 genome:
- the LOC142607901 gene encoding uncharacterized protein LOC142607901 isoform X2, which translates to MFTMDPDICRWISEFLMRSTAQDHVIKKLLQVLPVSGADSRFKKTVLLRTIRSEIADASVSETTLQTLELIEEMDRSEGVEIRDSLKAAYCAVAVECTVKYLLGSPDKHGEYFEAVKRVWRGRIGILEKSGKSELVTDELTRWRDDLEEALWEANTAKRLMKLNTRTEALRALRVFLGEAWALMGPSFLESAAGLIGPSDLQNLSGDQMPANNASGLAAATVEAAEPAAVAAAVDSSNVGELGVEEEVGATHREPTVNGEGSREMGINDKPAGREIHKGNVLPRCKHVTWHKRSKGGVRITEEVDTDASPSKYDSLPTPEVNMIKEALKSSSLELQAVVKDPLPDALHLSETIIADMVKKNKIHEPSVENQSEKDTDALNPSVEKSIAAQTTDSGCGNQSCIPQSNATRPSLMERNGTAHTYEWDDSIDGSPGGMTNRAGRLHLPSPKRKIVSPLKKYEVTKFVRRRRLKRWSLLEEDTLRTGVQKYGKGNWKLILNSYRDIFDERTEVDLKDKWRNMTRY; encoded by the exons ATGTTCACGATGGACCCGGACATTTGCCGATGGATTTCCGAATTCCTAATGCGAAGCACGGCGCAAGACCACGTCATCAAGAAGCTCCTCCAAGTTTTACCGGTCTCCGGCGCCGACTCTCGCTTCAAGAAGACCGTCCTCCTCCGCACGATCCGGTCCGAAATTGCCGACGCATCGGTTTCCGAAACGACGCTCCAGACGCTGGAACTGATCGAAGAAATGGATCGAAGCGAGGGGGTCGAGATCAGAGACTCGTTGAAAGCGGCGTACTGTGCGGTGGCGGTGGAGTGTACGGTCAAGTATTTGTTGGGAAGCCCCGACAAGCATGGGGAGTATTTCGAGGCGGTGAAGAGGGTGTGGAGGGGCAGGATTGGTATTTTGGAGAAGTCCGGGAAGAGCGAGTTGGTTACGGACGAGTTGACTCGGTGGAGGGACGATTTGGAGGAGGCTCTTTGGGAGGCCAATACGGCGAAGAGGTTGATGAAGTTGAATACGAGGACCGAGGCTCTGCGTGCACTTAGGGTTTTTTTAGGAGAGGCTTGGGCGCTCATGGGGCCTTCGTTTCTCGAGTCCGCGGCGGGGTTGATAGGGCCCTCTGATTTACAGAATTTGAGTGGTGATCAAATGCCTGCCAACAATGCCAGTGGATTGGCTGCTGCGACAGTTGAAGCAGCCGAGCCTGCAGCCGTGGCAGCGGCGGTGGATTCCAGTAATGTGGGTGAATTGGGGGTGGAAGAAGAGGTAGGGGCGACGCATCGGGAGCCGACAGTGAACGGAGAGGGAAGTCGAGAAATGGGTATCAATGATAAGCCTGCAGGGAGAG AAATACATAAGGGGAATGTGCTTCCTAGATGCAAGCACGTTACTTGGCATAAACGCTCTAAAGGAGGAGTTAGGATTACTGAAGAAGTGGACACAGACGCATCACCTAGCAAATATGATTCCTTGCCTACCCCTGAAGTTAATATGATAAAAGAAGCGCTTAAATCCAGCTCTTTGGAGTTACAAGCTGTGGTGAAGGACCCACTTCCTGATGCATTACATTTGTCCGAAACCATAATAGCTGAcatggtgaaaaaaaataagatacaTGAACCTTCTGTAGAAAATCAAAGTGAAAAAGATACAGACGCACTCAATCCATCTGTTGAAAAAAGCATAGCTGCACAAACTACTGACTCCGGTTGTGGAAATCAGTCCTGCATTCCTCAGAGCAATGCTACGCGACCAAGCTTAATGGAGCGGAATGGCACTGCCCATACTTATGAG TGGGATGATTCAATAGATGGGTCACCAGGAGGAATGACCAATCGCGCAGGTAGGCTTCACCTACCTAGCCCAAAGAGAAAGATTGTTTCTCCTTTGAAGAAGTACGAGGTTACAAAGTTTGTTAGGAGGAGAAGATTGAAGAGATGGAGTTTATTGGAGGAAGATACTTTAAGGACTGGTGTGCAGAA GTATGGTAAAGGAAATTGGAAGCTCATCTTGAATTCCTATCGTGATATTTTTGATGAAAGAACGGAG GTTGATCTGAAGGATAAGTGGAGAAACATGACACGGTATTGA
- the LOC142607901 gene encoding uncharacterized protein LOC142607901 isoform X1: protein MFTMDPDICRWISEFLMRSTAQDHVIKKLLQVLPVSGADSRFKKTVLLRTIRSEIADASVSETTLQTLELIEEMDRSEGVEIRDSLKAAYCAVAVECTVKYLLGSPDKHGEYFEAVKRVWRGRIGILEKSGKSELVTDELTRWRDDLEEALWEANTAKRLMKLNTRTEALRALRVFLGEAWALMGPSFLESAAGLIGPSDLQNLSGDQMPANNASGLAAATVEAAEPAAVAAAVDSSNVGELGVEEEVGATHREPTVNGEGSREMGINDKPAGRGKEIHKGNVLPRCKHVTWHKRSKGGVRITEEVDTDASPSKYDSLPTPEVNMIKEALKSSSLELQAVVKDPLPDALHLSETIIADMVKKNKIHEPSVENQSEKDTDALNPSVEKSIAAQTTDSGCGNQSCIPQSNATRPSLMERNGTAHTYEWDDSIDGSPGGMTNRAGRLHLPSPKRKIVSPLKKYEVTKFVRRRRLKRWSLLEEDTLRTGVQKYGKGNWKLILNSYRDIFDERTEVDLKDKWRNMTRY, encoded by the exons ATGTTCACGATGGACCCGGACATTTGCCGATGGATTTCCGAATTCCTAATGCGAAGCACGGCGCAAGACCACGTCATCAAGAAGCTCCTCCAAGTTTTACCGGTCTCCGGCGCCGACTCTCGCTTCAAGAAGACCGTCCTCCTCCGCACGATCCGGTCCGAAATTGCCGACGCATCGGTTTCCGAAACGACGCTCCAGACGCTGGAACTGATCGAAGAAATGGATCGAAGCGAGGGGGTCGAGATCAGAGACTCGTTGAAAGCGGCGTACTGTGCGGTGGCGGTGGAGTGTACGGTCAAGTATTTGTTGGGAAGCCCCGACAAGCATGGGGAGTATTTCGAGGCGGTGAAGAGGGTGTGGAGGGGCAGGATTGGTATTTTGGAGAAGTCCGGGAAGAGCGAGTTGGTTACGGACGAGTTGACTCGGTGGAGGGACGATTTGGAGGAGGCTCTTTGGGAGGCCAATACGGCGAAGAGGTTGATGAAGTTGAATACGAGGACCGAGGCTCTGCGTGCACTTAGGGTTTTTTTAGGAGAGGCTTGGGCGCTCATGGGGCCTTCGTTTCTCGAGTCCGCGGCGGGGTTGATAGGGCCCTCTGATTTACAGAATTTGAGTGGTGATCAAATGCCTGCCAACAATGCCAGTGGATTGGCTGCTGCGACAGTTGAAGCAGCCGAGCCTGCAGCCGTGGCAGCGGCGGTGGATTCCAGTAATGTGGGTGAATTGGGGGTGGAAGAAGAGGTAGGGGCGACGCATCGGGAGCCGACAGTGAACGGAGAGGGAAGTCGAGAAATGGGTATCAATGATAAGCCTGCAGGGAGAGGTaaag AAATACATAAGGGGAATGTGCTTCCTAGATGCAAGCACGTTACTTGGCATAAACGCTCTAAAGGAGGAGTTAGGATTACTGAAGAAGTGGACACAGACGCATCACCTAGCAAATATGATTCCTTGCCTACCCCTGAAGTTAATATGATAAAAGAAGCGCTTAAATCCAGCTCTTTGGAGTTACAAGCTGTGGTGAAGGACCCACTTCCTGATGCATTACATTTGTCCGAAACCATAATAGCTGAcatggtgaaaaaaaataagatacaTGAACCTTCTGTAGAAAATCAAAGTGAAAAAGATACAGACGCACTCAATCCATCTGTTGAAAAAAGCATAGCTGCACAAACTACTGACTCCGGTTGTGGAAATCAGTCCTGCATTCCTCAGAGCAATGCTACGCGACCAAGCTTAATGGAGCGGAATGGCACTGCCCATACTTATGAG TGGGATGATTCAATAGATGGGTCACCAGGAGGAATGACCAATCGCGCAGGTAGGCTTCACCTACCTAGCCCAAAGAGAAAGATTGTTTCTCCTTTGAAGAAGTACGAGGTTACAAAGTTTGTTAGGAGGAGAAGATTGAAGAGATGGAGTTTATTGGAGGAAGATACTTTAAGGACTGGTGTGCAGAA GTATGGTAAAGGAAATTGGAAGCTCATCTTGAATTCCTATCGTGATATTTTTGATGAAAGAACGGAG GTTGATCTGAAGGATAAGTGGAGAAACATGACACGGTATTGA